One stretch of Paenibacillus sp. FSL R5-0341 DNA includes these proteins:
- the rpsB gene encoding 30S ribosomal protein S2: MAVISMKQLLEAGVHFGHQTRRWNPKMDRYIFTERNGIYIIDLQKTVKKVEEAYNFVKGIAGENGKILFVGTKKQAQDSVKEEAERAGQFYINQRWLGGTLTNFQTIQKRIDRLKQLEAWEEDGTFAVLPKKEVILLRKEKDRLEKFLGGIKNMKGLPSALFIIDPRKERIAVAEARKLGIPIVGIVDTNCDPDEIDYVIPGNDDAIRAVKLLTGKMADAVIEANQGEETSA; this comes from the coding sequence ATGGCAGTAATCTCCATGAAGCAGCTTCTCGAAGCTGGGGTACACTTCGGTCACCAGACTCGTCGTTGGAACCCAAAAATGGATCGTTATATCTTCACTGAAAGAAACGGAATTTATATCATCGATTTGCAAAAAACGGTGAAAAAAGTCGAAGAGGCTTACAACTTCGTTAAAGGAATCGCAGGAGAGAATGGTAAAATTCTTTTCGTGGGTACTAAGAAACAAGCTCAAGATTCCGTTAAAGAAGAAGCTGAACGTGCTGGTCAATTCTACATTAACCAACGCTGGCTCGGCGGTACCCTGACTAACTTCCAAACTATTCAAAAACGTATTGATCGTTTGAAACAGTTGGAAGCTTGGGAAGAAGACGGTACATTCGCTGTATTGCCTAAAAAAGAAGTAATCTTGCTTCGCAAAGAAAAAGATCGTCTGGAGAAATTCTTGGGCGGTATTAAAAATATGAAAGGCCTGCCAAGCGCCCTGTTCATCATCGATCCACGCAAAGAGCGTATCGCTGTTGCGGAAGCTCGCAAATTGGGTATCCCAATTGTTGGTATCGTTGATACTAACTGCGATCCGGACGAGATCGATTATGTTATCCCAGGTAATGACGACGCGATCCGCGCTGTTAAATTGCTGACAGGTAAAATGGCTGATGCTGTAATCGAAGCTAACCAAGGCGAAGAAACTTCCGCTTAA
- the tsf gene encoding translation elongation factor Ts gives MAVNASAVKELRERTGAGMLDCKKALEEANGDVTKAAELLREKGLSAAASKAGRAATEGVVESYIHAGGRIGVLVEVNCETDFVGKTDQFKDFVKDVAMQIAAANPKFVTREEVPTEELEKEKEILKAQALNEGKPEKIIEKMVEGRIGKYYEEYCLMEQTFVKDPDKTISQLLNEKISQIGENISIRRFVRYELGEGLEKKVDNFVEEVMSQVNK, from the coding sequence ATGGCAGTTAATGCGAGTGCAGTAAAAGAACTTCGCGAAAGAACGGGCGCTGGTATGCTCGATTGTAAGAAAGCACTGGAAGAAGCAAACGGTGATGTAACGAAAGCAGCTGAATTGTTGCGTGAGAAAGGTCTTTCTGCAGCAGCAAGCAAAGCAGGCCGTGCAGCAACTGAAGGCGTTGTAGAATCTTACATCCACGCTGGTGGACGTATTGGTGTCCTGGTTGAAGTTAACTGTGAAACAGACTTCGTTGGTAAAACGGATCAATTTAAGGATTTCGTTAAAGATGTAGCTATGCAAATCGCTGCAGCTAATCCTAAATTCGTTACACGCGAAGAAGTTCCTACAGAAGAGCTGGAAAAAGAAAAAGAAATCTTGAAAGCTCAAGCTCTTAACGAAGGCAAACCAGAGAAAATCATTGAAAAAATGGTTGAAGGCCGTATCGGTAAATACTACGAAGAGTACTGCCTGATGGAACAAACTTTCGTTAAAGATCCAGACAAAACGATTTCCCAATTGCTGAACGAAAAAATCAGCCAAATCGGTGAAAATATCTCCATCCGTCGTTTCGTTCGTTACGAACTGGGTGAAGGTCTTGAGAAAAAAGTTGACAACTTCGTAGAAGAAGTAATGTCCCAAGTAAACAAATAA
- the pyrH gene encoding UMP kinase translates to MEQPVFKRVVLKVSGESLSGQNGYGIDADTISSIAQQVKEVVALGVQVAIVCGGGNIWRGIAGSENGIDRATADYMGMLATVMNSLALQDALEQIEVPTRVQTSIAMQQIAEPYIRRRAIRHLEKGRVVIFAAGTGNPFFSTDTTAALRAAEIEAEVILMAKNKVDGVYSADPFKDSTAVKFDQLTYMDILNKDLGVMDSTASSLCKDNNIPLIVFAITEQGNIKRVVLGERIGTIVKGSVD, encoded by the coding sequence TTGGAACAGCCAGTATTTAAACGTGTTGTCTTAAAGGTCAGCGGAGAGTCCCTTTCCGGTCAAAACGGCTACGGTATTGATGCAGACACGATCTCATCGATTGCCCAACAGGTAAAAGAGGTTGTTGCACTTGGTGTTCAAGTTGCTATTGTATGTGGCGGCGGAAACATCTGGCGTGGAATTGCCGGTAGCGAAAACGGCATCGATCGTGCAACTGCAGATTATATGGGTATGCTGGCGACAGTAATGAACTCGTTAGCACTCCAGGATGCATTGGAACAGATTGAAGTACCTACGCGTGTACAGACATCAATTGCAATGCAACAGATTGCAGAGCCTTATATTCGTCGTAGAGCTATTCGTCATCTGGAGAAAGGCCGGGTCGTTATTTTTGCAGCAGGCACAGGTAACCCGTTCTTTTCCACTGATACAACAGCAGCACTGCGCGCAGCGGAGATTGAAGCAGAAGTTATCTTGATGGCCAAAAACAAAGTCGATGGTGTATACTCAGCAGATCCGTTTAAGGACAGTACAGCTGTGAAATTTGATCAGTTGACTTACATGGATATTCTTAACAAAGACCTTGGTGTAATGGATTCGACGGCATCCTCGCTTTGTAAGGACAACAACATCCCGTTGATCGTATTTGCCATTACAGAACAAGGTAACATCAAGCGTGTTGTTCTGGGTGAACGTATCGGAACAATCGTTAAAGGGAGTGTAGATTAA
- the frr gene encoding ribosome recycling factor, translated as MPQAVKQHAEERMEKAIQALRRDLATLRAGRATPALLDRIQVEYYGAMTPLNQLANISTPDSRTLMIQPWDKSSMGDIERAIMKSDLGLTPANDGSMIRLSIPALTEERRAELVKLTKKFGEEGKVAIRNIRRDANDDIKKMEKSDISEDESRRHQDDIQKSTDKYIAEVDKVLAAKEKEIMEV; from the coding sequence ATGCCACAAGCGGTTAAACAACATGCCGAAGAGCGTATGGAAAAAGCAATTCAAGCATTGCGTCGTGACCTGGCTACTTTGCGTGCAGGCCGTGCAACTCCAGCTCTTCTGGACCGAATTCAGGTAGAGTATTATGGGGCTATGACGCCATTGAATCAACTCGCTAATATCAGTACTCCGGATTCCCGTACACTGATGATTCAGCCTTGGGACAAATCTTCCATGGGTGATATCGAGCGTGCCATCATGAAATCGGATCTGGGACTTACCCCAGCGAATGATGGTAGCATGATCCGTTTGTCTATTCCGGCATTGACGGAAGAACGCAGAGCGGAACTTGTGAAGTTGACGAAGAAGTTCGGTGAAGAAGGTAAAGTAGCGATTCGTAACATTCGCCGTGATGCGAATGATGACATTAAGAAAATGGAGAAGTCAGACATTTCCGAGGATGAATCCCGGAGACATCAGGACGATATCCAAAAATCGACCGACAAGTATATTGCTGAAGTCGATAAGGTACTCGCTGCCAAAGAAAAAGAAATCATGGAAGTGTAA
- a CDS encoding isoprenyl transferase → MIKRVRSWWNGADKQETLTISEDNIPQHVAIIMDGNGRWAKRLGLPRIAGHQNGMKAVKRATIAADELGIKYLTMYAFSTENWTRPKEEVDFLMRLPQEFLAIELDELIEKNVRIRMMGQEEHLPSHTINALREAIRLTEHNTGLVLNFAMNYGSRREMTDCVKQIALQVKSGELSAEDITPELIDRHMLTVDMPDPDLLIRTSGELRLSNFMLWQLAYSELWFTDIYWPEFGKKHLLEAVAEYQRRTRRYGGLK, encoded by the coding sequence ATGATCAAACGGGTTCGGTCGTGGTGGAATGGGGCTGACAAGCAGGAAACGCTGACTATATCCGAGGACAATATCCCGCAGCACGTCGCCATCATCATGGACGGCAATGGACGATGGGCCAAACGTTTGGGACTCCCGCGTATAGCCGGGCACCAAAATGGCATGAAGGCGGTCAAACGTGCAACCATCGCGGCGGATGAACTGGGCATCAAATATCTGACGATGTACGCTTTTTCGACAGAAAACTGGACGCGTCCAAAAGAAGAAGTGGATTTTCTGATGCGACTTCCGCAAGAATTTCTGGCTATAGAGCTGGATGAACTTATAGAAAAAAATGTGCGCATTCGCATGATGGGCCAAGAGGAACATTTACCTTCTCATACCATCAATGCCTTGCGGGAAGCCATTCGTCTTACGGAACATAATACAGGTCTCGTTTTGAACTTTGCAATGAACTACGGAAGTCGTCGCGAAATGACGGACTGTGTTAAACAGATCGCTCTGCAGGTGAAATCGGGGGAACTATCGGCAGAGGACATAACACCTGAACTCATTGATAGGCATATGCTGACGGTTGACATGCCCGATCCGGATCTGCTGATCCGGACGAGTGGAGAGTTGAGATTAAGCAACTTTATGCTTTGGCAGCTTGCATATAGTGAATTATGGTTTACGGATATATACTGGCCCGAATTTGGCAAAAAGCATTTGCTTGAAGCAGTAGCCGAATATCAGCGCAGAACAAGGCGTTACGGCGGTTTGAAATAG
- a CDS encoding phosphatidate cytidylyltransferase: MKQRLTTGIIAGVLFLGFCMLGGPWYHGLVLLMALIGYYEFVKMTGVMPFSGVALIGYAGVFAIVFPWEMLWEARPLSLFQVIWIVMLVLMTASVVTKNKVPVNTVAMLFLGVLYIGIGFYYIAESRHLHHGLFWTFLLLGSIWASDAGAYFVGKLIGKNKLWPSISPNKTIEGALGGIVIAIVTSVVFALVSDGLLSWQRAIVIGIACAVVGQMGDLIQSAYKRVYNIKDSGSLLPGHGGILDRCDSWIVVFPFVHILMLLPY, encoded by the coding sequence TTGAAACAGCGATTAACGACAGGAATCATAGCAGGTGTGTTGTTTTTAGGTTTTTGCATGCTGGGCGGACCCTGGTACCATGGTTTGGTATTGCTTATGGCTCTCATCGGTTATTATGAATTTGTTAAAATGACCGGGGTGATGCCTTTTTCAGGTGTGGCCCTGATTGGATATGCTGGTGTGTTTGCCATTGTATTTCCTTGGGAAATGCTTTGGGAGGCAAGACCGCTATCCTTATTTCAGGTCATCTGGATTGTAATGCTTGTACTGATGACAGCTTCAGTTGTCACCAAGAATAAGGTTCCCGTAAATACAGTAGCCATGCTTTTCCTCGGCGTGCTGTATATAGGGATCGGTTTCTATTACATTGCAGAATCCAGACATCTGCATCATGGATTGTTCTGGACGTTCCTGTTGCTGGGCTCCATATGGGCCAGTGATGCAGGGGCTTATTTTGTAGGGAAACTCATTGGTAAAAACAAACTCTGGCCTTCCATCAGTCCAAACAAGACTATAGAGGGTGCACTGGGTGGCATCGTGATTGCAATTGTCACTTCGGTTGTTTTTGCATTAGTGTCAGATGGTCTGCTTTCCTGGCAGAGAGCGATCGTGATCGGAATTGCCTGTGCAGTCGTAGGTCAGATGGGTGACTTGATCCAGTCTGCATACAAACGTGTATATAATATCAAGGATTCAGGTAGTCTTCTCCCAGGGCATGGAGGCATTCTTGATCGGTGCGACAGCTGGATTGTTGTGTTTCCATTCGTACATATACTAATGCTACTGCCCTACTAA
- a CDS encoding 1-deoxy-D-xylulose-5-phosphate reductoisomerase, producing the protein MKKIAILGSTGSIGTQTLDVVDMHPELFQVEGLAAGGNTDLLIEQTKRYRPKKVSVGSKELAEKVAPHLPAGTQLFYGNEGLVEVAAGTDAHTVVTAVVGSVGLESTLAAIDAGKQIGLANKETLVTAGHIVTTRAAAKGVSLLPVDSEHSAIFQCLNGENRDRLTGITLTASGGSFRDLTREQLKNVTIEDALKHPNWSMGSKITIDSATMVNKGLEVIEAHWLFGLRYDQINVLLHPESVIHSYVEFDDTSIIAQLGNPDMRVPIQYALTYPDRLPSPAQRLSLAQAGKLHFREMDMERFPCLRMAYECGKMGGTATTAFNAANEVAVARFLRKEISFLKIEDIIASVLEAHHNVDEPDLQEIARCDQESRKLASSL; encoded by the coding sequence ATGAAAAAAATTGCGATTCTCGGGTCGACCGGTTCCATCGGAACCCAGACACTAGATGTAGTAGACATGCATCCGGAACTCTTTCAAGTGGAGGGACTGGCTGCCGGAGGCAATACAGACTTGCTGATCGAACAAACCAAACGTTACCGACCGAAGAAAGTATCGGTGGGTTCCAAAGAATTGGCTGAGAAGGTAGCTCCACATTTGCCTGCAGGAACGCAACTATTTTACGGCAACGAAGGACTCGTAGAAGTTGCGGCAGGAACCGATGCGCATACGGTTGTTACAGCGGTGGTGGGCAGTGTTGGATTGGAGTCAACGCTTGCTGCCATAGATGCAGGCAAACAGATCGGACTGGCCAACAAGGAGACATTGGTTACAGCGGGGCATATCGTCACGACAAGAGCCGCTGCCAAAGGAGTCTCTTTACTGCCCGTTGATAGTGAGCACTCTGCTATATTCCAATGCTTAAATGGTGAAAACAGAGATCGCCTGACAGGCATAACGCTCACCGCTTCAGGTGGATCATTCCGTGATCTTACCCGTGAACAGTTGAAGAACGTGACTATAGAGGATGCACTTAAGCATCCGAATTGGTCAATGGGCTCCAAAATCACGATAGACTCGGCAACGATGGTAAACAAGGGGCTTGAGGTCATTGAAGCACATTGGTTATTTGGTCTTCGATATGATCAGATTAATGTATTGCTTCACCCGGAGAGCGTTATTCATTCCTATGTGGAATTTGATGACACCAGCATCATCGCTCAACTGGGGAATCCGGATATGCGAGTTCCCATTCAATATGCACTGACTTACCCTGATCGCTTACCATCACCAGCACAGCGTCTGTCTCTTGCTCAAGCTGGGAAATTACATTTCCGTGAGATGGATATGGAACGTTTCCCGTGTTTAAGAATGGCGTATGAGTGTGGTAAAATGGGAGGAACCGCAACAACGGCGTTTAATGCAGCCAACGAGGTTGCTGTAGCCCGTTTCTTGCGTAAAGAGATTTCATTCCTTAAAATAGAAGATATTATTGCTTCTGTGCTGGAAGCACACCACAATGTGGACGAGCCTGATCTGCAGGAGATCGCCCGATGTGATCAGGAGAGTCGTAAGCTTGCGTCCAGTCTGTGA
- the rseP gene encoding RIP metalloprotease RseP has translation METIQVVFLTVLMFFVIVTVHEWGHYYFAKRAGILVREFAIGFGPKLFSYKRNETQFTLRLLPFGGYARMAGEDPELVEIQEGQTIAVRSADDQVKMIYLDQLDNRKNVIRGEVISIDMERALKLQLDVDGEIQEYRIHPQAMLVSRGKQTQIAPKDRQFGSKTVGQRALAIFAGPLMNFILAFVLFAVYAQMAGVPVENPKNLEIGEVLEGGAADQANLQKGDIIETINGTAIGTDSQKMVTMIADSKDKPMEWTLRRGNETFNITITPRAVEGQEGGKVGIVPTLPTRSVGFVETFTVSGVAMVDTTKVIFEGFKHLINQFNMDDIGGPVRTFEVTGQIAKQGIEQLTRWAAILSLYLGIFNLLPIPALDGSRLVFLGIEALRGRPVDPNREGMVHFIGFAMLFVLMLAVTYNDILRLING, from the coding sequence TTGGAAACCATACAAGTGGTATTTCTAACGGTGCTCATGTTCTTTGTCATCGTGACGGTTCATGAATGGGGGCATTATTACTTTGCCAAACGCGCCGGTATTCTTGTACGGGAATTTGCGATCGGTTTTGGTCCCAAATTGTTCTCATATAAAAGAAACGAGACCCAGTTTACATTGCGTTTGTTGCCTTTTGGTGGGTATGCACGGATGGCAGGGGAAGATCCAGAACTGGTAGAGATCCAGGAAGGACAGACCATTGCGGTAAGATCTGCAGATGACCAGGTGAAGATGATCTATCTGGACCAGCTGGATAACCGAAAAAATGTAATACGTGGTGAAGTCATCTCCATTGATATGGAGAGAGCCCTGAAGCTTCAACTCGATGTAGATGGAGAGATTCAGGAGTATCGTATACATCCCCAAGCGATGTTGGTAAGTCGTGGTAAACAAACGCAGATTGCACCGAAAGATCGTCAATTCGGTAGCAAAACCGTTGGACAGCGTGCATTGGCTATTTTTGCGGGACCGTTGATGAACTTTATCTTGGCTTTTGTGCTGTTTGCTGTATATGCGCAGATGGCGGGAGTTCCAGTGGAGAATCCGAAGAATCTTGAAATTGGTGAAGTGCTTGAAGGTGGGGCAGCCGATCAGGCGAACCTGCAAAAGGGTGATATTATCGAAACCATCAATGGTACTGCTATTGGTACGGATTCACAAAAAATGGTGACGATGATTGCCGATTCCAAGGATAAGCCGATGGAATGGACGCTGCGCCGAGGGAATGAAACGTTTAATATAACGATTACTCCACGTGCTGTAGAAGGACAAGAGGGCGGAAAAGTGGGAATCGTACCTACATTACCGACTCGATCTGTTGGGTTTGTAGAGACCTTTACGGTATCAGGTGTAGCTATGGTTGATACAACCAAAGTGATTTTTGAAGGGTTCAAACATCTGATCAATCAATTCAACATGGACGATATTGGTGGGCCGGTTCGTACGTTTGAAGTGACAGGGCAAATTGCTAAACAAGGAATTGAACAGTTAACGAGATGGGCAGCCATTTTGAGTCTGTACCTTGGGATTTTCAACCTGTTACCAATACCAGCACTGGACGGAAGCCGTCTGGTATTTTTGGGAATCGAAGCGCTGCGCGGCAGACCTGTTGATCCAAACCGCGAAGGCATGGTGCATTTCATTGGATTTGCGATGCTGTTTGTATTGATGCTGGCAGTAACTTACAATGATATATTACGTTTAATTAACGGATAA
- the proS gene encoding proline--tRNA ligase, which yields MSKENDKQFVTEITPQGEDFSRWYIDVIKKADLMDYAPVRGCIVFKPDGFEIWEHIKDELDRRFRETGHRNAYFPMFIPESFFQKEKEHVEGFNPELPWVTEAGGEKLEERLAIRPTSETIIGHMYSKWIQSYRDLPVLINQWANVVRWEKRTLPFLRTSEFLWQEGHTAHETEEEAREETMKMLEIYREVVEEYLAIPVIVGQKTKSEKFAGAVDTYSIEAMMKDGRAVQAGTSHYMGTNFAKAFEIQYLSRNNVLELAYTTSWGVSTRLIGALIMVHGDDRGLVLPPKVAPTQVVMIPIGPPKTRDAVVGRADELFTELKKAGVRVKMDDRSDVRPGWKFNEYEMRGVPIRLEIGPRDMENGVCVLVSRITGEKKVVEQANLVEEIQSMLTQIQVDMLERARTFMSDNFYSVDTLDEMKEQMENKRGFTLAGWCGSEACEDKVREVTGATSRNIPFQPAEEKHTCLACGEQAEHTVVFARAY from the coding sequence ATGTCAAAGGAAAATGATAAACAGTTCGTGACTGAAATCACACCACAGGGTGAGGATTTCTCACGCTGGTATATTGATGTTATCAAAAAAGCTGATCTCATGGACTATGCACCCGTACGCGGTTGTATTGTGTTCAAACCAGACGGTTTTGAGATCTGGGAACACATCAAGGATGAGTTGGATCGTCGTTTCCGGGAAACCGGTCATCGCAATGCATATTTCCCGATGTTCATTCCTGAGAGCTTCTTTCAAAAGGAAAAAGAGCACGTGGAAGGCTTTAACCCTGAATTACCGTGGGTTACAGAAGCTGGGGGAGAGAAGCTGGAAGAACGTCTGGCAATCCGTCCTACATCCGAGACGATTATTGGTCACATGTATTCCAAGTGGATTCAGTCTTATCGGGATCTTCCGGTACTGATCAACCAGTGGGCCAACGTAGTTCGTTGGGAAAAAAGAACGTTGCCGTTCCTTCGCACAAGTGAATTCCTGTGGCAGGAAGGTCACACTGCGCATGAGACAGAAGAAGAAGCACGTGAAGAAACGATGAAAATGCTGGAGATTTATCGTGAAGTGGTTGAGGAGTATTTGGCTATTCCTGTAATTGTAGGTCAGAAAACCAAATCCGAGAAATTTGCGGGTGCGGTGGATACGTACTCAATCGAAGCCATGATGAAGGATGGACGTGCTGTACAAGCAGGTACATCACACTACATGGGAACGAACTTTGCAAAAGCATTTGAAATCCAGTATCTTAGCCGGAACAATGTCCTGGAACTGGCTTACACCACCTCATGGGGAGTAAGCACACGGTTGATTGGTGCATTGATTATGGTTCACGGAGATGACCGTGGTCTCGTACTTCCTCCTAAAGTAGCACCTACGCAAGTGGTCATGATTCCAATTGGACCTCCGAAAACACGTGATGCTGTTGTGGGACGCGCAGATGAGTTGTTCACTGAGTTGAAAAAAGCTGGAGTTCGTGTGAAAATGGATGATCGCAGCGATGTTCGCCCAGGTTGGAAATTCAATGAATACGAGATGCGCGGTGTTCCGATTCGTCTGGAGATTGGTCCACGTGATATGGAAAATGGCGTTTGTGTGCTCGTATCACGCATCACAGGTGAGAAAAAAGTGGTAGAACAAGCGAACCTGGTAGAAGAAATCCAGTCTATGCTGACACAGATCCAGGTAGATATGCTGGAACGTGCCCGCACATTTATGTCGGATAACTTCTATTCCGTGGATACACTGGATGAAATGAAAGAACAGATGGAAAATAAACGCGGGTTTACACTGGCTGGATGGTGTGGTTCAGAAGCTTGCGAAGATAAAGTAAGAGAAGTTACAGGTGCAACAAGCCGGAACATTCCGTTCCAGCCTGCGGAAGAAAAGCATACGTGCCTAGCTTGTGGTGAACAGGCAGAACACACGGTTGTGTTTGCAAGAGCGTATTAA